CATGGTGCGCACGATGCGGCCGGTCAGCGCGCGCCACTGCGCGAACGACGACAGCCGCGGCGCGGGAAGTTCGGCGAACAACGTCGCCTCGGCCGGAGTCTGCTCCGGGGCTGTCGCAGCGGTCACGCGCGCCCGCCCGAGTGGCCGGTGATGGAGAGGAATACGTCGTCGAGCGAAGGGCGGCGCAGCGCGATGTCGGCCAGCTCGACGCCGGCGCTGTCGAGCCTGCGCAGCGCCTCGGTCAGCGTCGCCGCGCCCTCCGGCGCGGGGATGGACAGCCGGTCGCCGCCGTCGATGTCGGCCAGCACTGCGGGCGGCACCAGGTCGCCCAGGGCGTACGCGGCGGTGCGCAGCTTCTTCTGATCCAGCGGGACGACTTCGCAGTAGCTGCCGCCGGTCTTCTCCTTGAGTTCGTCGGCGGTGCCCTCGGCGATCACCGTGCCCTTGTCGATCACGATGATGTTGTCGCTGAGCACGTCGGCTTCCTCCAGGTACTGCGTGGTCAGCAGCACCGTGATCCCCTGCGTCTTCAGCGCGGTGACCAGGTCCCAGACGCCCTGCCTGCTGCGTGGGTCGAGGCCGGTGGTCGGCTCGTCCAGGAACACCACCTCGGGCCGCACCACCAGGCCGCAGGCGATGTCGACGCGGCGGCGCATGCCGCCTGAGTAGTTGCGCACGGCGCGGCGGCCCGCGCTCACCAGATCGAATTCCTCCAGCAAGGTGTCCGCGCGCTTGCGGGCCGCGGACTTGCCCAGACCCATCAGCCTGCCGAACAGCTCGAGGTTTTCCCGGCCGGAGAGGTTCTCGTCCAGCGCCGCGTACTGACCGGTCATCATGATCGAGCGGCGCACGCCCGCCGGGTCCCGCAGCACGTCGTATCCGGCGACGACGGCGGTGCCGG
Above is a genomic segment from Nocardia sputorum containing:
- a CDS encoding ATP-binding cassette domain-containing protein, giving the protein MPSSNQADSHASEPAVRVADVRKSFGDVHALQGVSFVAERASVLGILGPNGAGKTTMVKVLSTLLRPDSGTAVVAGYDVLRDPAGVRRSIMMTGQYAALDENLSGRENLELFGRLMGLGKSAARKRADTLLEEFDLVSAGRRAVRNYSGGMRRRVDIACGLVVRPEVVFLDEPTTGLDPRSRQGVWDLVTALKTQGITVLLTTQYLEEADVLSDNIIVIDKGTVIAEGTADELKEKTGGSYCEVVPLDQKKLRTAAYALGDLVPPAVLADIDGGDRLSIPAPEGAATLTEALRRLDSAGVELADIALRRPSLDDVFLSITGHSGGRA